GTGGAAACTCATAGCTTGTGTTCAAAGCATGTGTTAGCTTCTCATCTGCTTTCGTTTTTCCCGAGCCCTTCCTTATTGATACTTTTGTTCTCTCTTATCTCTCTCTATTCTTCTCTTCATTAGAAATTGATTAACGAGAAATGCCGCAAGTTGTCAAAGCGTGTTGCATTTTACACGGTAGACTGTAGAGATTCCTGTGGGGAAATATTCGTTGATCTGCAGAACTTCACATATTCAAAGGTGACAGTCGATTTTATTTTGATCTCCTATGTATTCTGTCAGTTTGTTCTTTTTGGGAATTACTTTCTCACCTTCTGTTAGTTGAACCGTTAATAGGTCCAATCAGAGGGCTTTGTGATATACAAGTTTGATTTCTTTTGCTGGTTGTTAAACTTAAACCTGGTTTGAGACATTTACCATTATTCACTAAATTGCCCAAGGCCCATTGTAGGAGGCTATGAGATGTTGGAAAGCTCAATAGTGCCCAGTCTTTTTGGCCAATAATATCTAGTACTGCCTTGGTGCTATTCATAGGCGTTTTGAACCAACTTCTACACCTTAGCTAATCTTTCACGCTGAGTTCCCTTTGCCTCTTTGTGCACTGTGAGGAAAGTATGGGTTATAAAAGAAGAATTAGGATTCAATGTCCCCCCTTCAATGTGCTAATCTGGTTTAAGCCTTAATTTTTCTGTCTTGCTTCActgattcttttttttgataagtaaatatttatattaaagaaggcattaagggaatgccacccgtATACAATGTCTTGCTACACTGATTCATTTCAATGTTTCTGCCAAAATTTTCCTGATACTTGTTCTCTGAAGCTATGAGTTGGGTTGCTTATGTCAgctttattttttctgtttgtgGTTAacattttctgttttcaactccATTTTCTATTTGCAGAAGAAGCTTGATGAAACCGTTGAATGCCAACTTCAGTATCCCAGTTTTGAGGTATAAATAATGAAAGTAGTTCATTGAAGTGGTAGACTATTTAGTCAAACTGTACTTTGTCGGTTGATGAGGATGGTGGCATGCATGTAATATGGTGCTGGGCCTGCTAGCCTTCTTCTCCTTTTGTAGACCATATTTTTGCATTTAATTTAGAGTCTCATTTGTGATCATTATCTTCATTCATGCCAGCCGACAAGCGGAGCTTAAGAATAGTTGTTGcattctatctctctatctttGCCTTTATGCGTTAActatttttcttgctttgtaATTCCATTTGTCAAATTCTGTCATTTTGAGTGGGATCATGTTTTGGCAGGATGCAATTACAGTACCTTGGAAATCCCTTCCTAAGAGAATGTCGAAGCTGTACTTTGCCATGAGAGGTACAACGGATCCCATTGTAAATCCTCCTTcatttatttttgatatttcGGGAGGGGGCATGAAATAGATTACACGAAAGTAGGAACTTCACTTGCACTTTTGTATAAGAATTCCTCACACAGTGACACACGTGTGCATGATCACACGTTTGTTTCCCCCCTCAATGGGAATATACCAAAATTTAATTCTTCTACCTTATAGAAGCTAGCATATTCCATTCCCCCTTCTTTTTGGgagattttttttctcaagtttTGTTTCCGATTTTGCATTTCCACGCTAGTTCTGTGGATTGTGTGGTGAATAAATTGTCACTAGCAGTTGGGCAAACACATACATGGACAGGGGGGAGTCCTCCCTCTCTCCAGCACTGCTGCATTGTTATGATGTATTGTGGTTTCTATTGTTGTTATTTTCTGAGACGGATCCAATTTGCTGATTATGCAGTGGTAGAAATGTTCGAAGAAGCTGAGGGACGTAATCCAGGACAAACTTCTATAGATGACCTTCCGAAGGTTTTGAAGCTGAGGAAAGAAGTTTTGGAAAAACATGTAATGTGTTACTTTGTTACTAGCAGTTATTTTATACAAACTGAATCTAATTGATGCTACATTCTTCCCTTGCAGTCACTAAATGAGTCTCTTATTCCTGCTTCTCTCCTTGAGAGACTTGTGGCAGGGACAAGAGAATTCCCTCCAGTTTGTGCCATAATTGGAGGAATCCTTGGACAGGTGAAAATATTAGGCCATTTCATATTTCATTATTTCtggttgatttgaaaatgtgattttGATTTGCTCACATGTATAAAAATGTGATTTATAGGAGGTTATTAAAGCAATATCGGGCAAAGGCGAtcctttcaaaaatttcttcttttttgatgcTACGGACGGGAAAGGCGTGATGGAGGACATATCATCCGACCTTATTAGCAACTGAAGCTAAGCAAGATAGAAACTAGCAATTTGACCTAACAGTGTCCGCAGATTGCAAGTGCCCTTTGCTTAGATTTGATGGGTTTCTTGGGGTGACTGTCTCTTTTTGGTGGATACTACCACACTAGGATTTTAGGATGATTAACTGGTGGAGAATTTTAAGCTTATAATGCCTTACCGCATCTGAAAACCCAATGTTGGGCTCTTCTTTTGGAAGGTACTATCGTCTTTTTTGTAAACACTTCTGCTCTAAAATTAGCTGAGCGCTTTGATGGTATTAACATGCATTATTTATAACCTTGGGTTCATTGGATTGAAACTATTAGTTCCAAAAGCTTGTTTTACCAGTATTTTGGGTATCTGCTTATACATTTGAGAGAGATAGAATGTGCAGGCTAGGCTACAGCAGGGAAATTATGGTGgattttatttcatgttttgcAGGCCCCATGAGTTTGGTACATGTTTCTGTAGAGATAGTCCGTTGGCTTTGTGTTCCATTCCAATAATCATGGAAACGCACTTGTCCTGTTCTCCTACTCATGCCTATGCCTCCGTGCATGGCAGTAGTGCCGAGCGGTCGATCTGGCTGTTCATCTCGAGAATCGACCACTTGGATCTCGACCAagcaatggacggttcagatttatatatgctcaaattcaatccgagccgtccgttTTGATATGAACGGCTGGATGCTTGCATGGCATCCCGCTTGGCGGGATGCAAGGCAGCATCCCCGGgtttgtcttttaaaaaaacaagttttaagGTCTTGGATAAAAATAGTGGGAGTagggggaaaagaaaagaagtaacgTAATCATTAACCAGTGGAAAGAGAGTTAAAGCAATAGAAAGAAAATTTGTCCTAGGAGCCCAAGGGGAAAGTGAAGACGACCCATTATAGCTTGGATGACCCTGTACCCTGGGTGATTTCCACACTGTAAAGGTGAAAAGCtcaatgcataatttttttttgggaaaagtcTTAAACCATACCCAAACTTACACTTCCAAATAAACACACTCACAAAGCCTAAGGGCCCCACACACTCACAAAGCCCTTACTTACAAAGCCTAAGTTTGAGTGTGTATAGGCCGATAATCGGCCTacttgccgagatgagatcatGTCGTAGACTTTTGTCGAGATGGaatctgagccgtcggatgcaagatccgacggctcggaggtgcatAGCACGGTGTTGCGCACACCATTGCATAGCACAATCTCCCATTTCCTTCGAAACCCATGTTATTTTTCCCTCTCATCAGCGGTGCAACGCCCACCGCTTTGTTTCACCGATCTCCCCATCGCACCGCTCAATTTCACCGCCCGTCTCGACAAttaaatacttttgaacggcgAGATTGGGAGCGGTGGGGCTAGACTTTCCACCTCATTTATTGGCGGAAATAGTCGTTGTTTTGCTACATAAATGCTGTTATAAACCCACAACATAAAAGCACCCCTCACACAAAATATTTACCACCCCCAATCTACAAAGGTGAACGGTTATATATAATCTTGAATTCTctaaaatcaaaattcaaaaaaaaaacgggACTATGACCATAACGTGGGGCAGTAGTTACCAGTTCACATCCTTATCCCGTAATAATCTCATATTCAAAATCACCCAGCAAAAAAAGAACCTCAAAACACCAATCAATCATTCcaccaattcttttttttttttccagaaatccCATGCATATGATTACAATGACGAAAAGAAGAAACCCCACCATGACAAAAAGAAGGCGATCACAAGTACTACTGGAAGCAGACCAacaaaaactcttccaaggacTCAGTATCCTTGAGAGAGAGTGGGAATCCTTCAACAGCACTTCGAAACCCGGTCGGCGCGGGTCCTCGACCAACCCAGACGCCAATATTGTCAAAAGCCTCCCACTGCTGAACAACTCCCCGAGAAGCCTCATGTCTTCTCTTCAGGCTGGGGTTAGGAGCAAGGACGTGGCGATGGAGGAGATAAGAAGGGATCGAAAGGCGGCTATAGAGAGCGGTAAGTTGAAGGGAAGGAGGCTTTTTGAAGCGGAGGAGAGCGAGGCGGAGGCGGGTTTTGGAGAGAGGGAAGAGATTTCTAGCACTGTGACTTCTTATGGTAAGGAGGGGAAGGGTAGTTGTGATCAGAGATCATCAGAGGAAGAGAAGGTTTGTGGTTACTGTGGTTGTTGTCGTAATTCGGGTTCGGGTTTGTCCGATGAGAAAGAGGATAGAGGAGGGGTGGCGGTGGGGGGAGGAGGGAAGGTAGTGGGGGTAAATGTGGACGAAGTGAAGAGAGATGAGATCAGTTTTGTGAATGGTGGTGGAAGGTGGATCATGGTTATGATCAAGGGATGGTTTTCTGTGGTCTTGATGGTTTTTGCAGTGGGTGTTTTTATCATGAGGTGCAATGGAGGATATGGGGTTGAAGATGATCAGGTAATGCTCGTCCCAacatgatctctctctctctctctcatacttcattttttgagatGATTCTTTACCTTAGTGGATTAATTAGTAGGGCTCAAAGATTTCATGGTTGAATTGTTTGTTCACTTGTTGCAGTACTGATGTAATTTGATTGATCAGTAGAAAACAATCCTTTCCCTCTTGCTTTCACTTCTCTTATGTATTGTGATTCATGATGGAATTAAGTCCGGAGCCACACATTCCAAATCCTGAGATCACtggagggtttgtttggataGTTAACTTCAGGGATCCAAAATTAATCGAGTTGTGCTTAAGCTGGGCTGATCGTTAAAAACAATTGATCAAAGTCAAGAAGGACAAAAATGTGGTCGATATATATCGGAAAGTGAAGGTGTGCATGTACCTCTACAAAACAATGACAAATTGAATAGGCCTCGACTTGCTGATATGTACAGTACTAaatttaactaattttttttttgtttaattcttACTCTGCAATATATTGTTCACCAAAATAATAAGTCAGAAATAAAAACTCCATCAAAATCTTCGAGGAATCCAACTTAACATGAGACGCAATTTCAtagtactactagtattttttcttttaatcttttgaATCTTGAATCCACAAGTTCAATCCACAGAAACCATTATAGCCCAATGTGGGTTAgccgaaaaattattcaatgcccctgTGGCCATGTCACGTGGTGCCCCAGCGTCTCCTCAACAACACATTTACTATGTAGAGCCCGAGACTAAGTGTGAGAATCCTACAACAATGTGTGGTGGGGAGAGGCTTGggacactgaataatctctcgcCATTAAACCAATTGTGTTTCAGGGGGTCGGATTCTTTGACCTAGAtactctcttctccctctctttagtttttattttttgtggattttttggATGTCCTGAACACACCTTTCAAATATTTCCTCCATAGCTCGAGGATCAGAATATATTtgacgaaaaaataaagaaagagatGAAGACGTAAAAGAGATCAAAGGTTTCAATTGGGCCTCAAATGTTGGTGGGGGTGTGATTGTTAATTTTCACATTGGGTTCAATGCACCAAGTGAGCCCAGCTGGGGAAACCAATGATGAAGAGGGAACATGGAGATGGATCAAGATTGACATTGGAGATCATCGATCGGTTaagataagaaaaatattaGGAATTAGGGATACAAATGTCCACACACAGATCCAGACAGAGATGTATTTGGGACCTTCAATATGTTTTGGTTCCATGTGTGCAACATTTTAATTAAGATTCATTTGCATCGAACGGTCTTGATCGTATGTATTTCTGTAGCACGACTGTTTTGATAACATACTTTCCCAAATGGAAAGGGACCCAAGGATGCTGCTCCGAAGCTCTCTGTCGAGCGGCTATTCTGGCCGTTCATCTCAACACAAACGGCTCAGATCAAATATGCTGTAcacaaatttgaaccgtttattaTTCGGTTAAGATCCGAATCATCAATTACCGGGTAGGTGGCCGGATCGACCGCTCTAGAGGGAGATGCTGCCAATGGAAAGGCCATCGTTATTATGAACTTGGGCCTCTGTTTACGATGCAGAGAGGACTATAGCGACACAGCCTTCAAGAACAGTAATTAACTTGGGCCTGTTTTTTAGTCCAAATCGTCTCTctaactatttttctttctctgaGACGTTATTAAATGGGATTTCGATGCACTGTATACAGCGCGCAAAGGTAAATACCTAACCGAAGCCGAACCAAACTGGTGATTTGGTTAGGTCTCTAGAGGTATACATTTGTTCTAGTTTGAGTTTTAGCCAAActgaaaaaaatcagtttggtCCGTTTCTCGTCCCTCCAATTCAGAATAAATGGACTACACACTAACTTTGGCATGTTTTAGTTCAAAATCGTCTctctaactctttttttttttttttccttcttctcttcTGGTAAGCAGtaatgctacccacacagattttgtgcacagatttttttgtggggcccacaacgggtcccacacaaataatccgagccgttcattaaatgtaaaacattttttcaagggcctccgcaaaaaatcagctcaatccgatactcatagatgcttgatttaatcatttaacttttcattcgaatctcaggataatgaaaagttaaatgattgaatcaaagacttatagatatcggattgagctgattttttgcgagggcccttgaaagaacgttttacatttaatgaacggctcggattatttgtgtgggacccgtagtggaccccacaaaaaatctgtgcacaaaatctgtgtgggtagcattaCTGTCTGGTAAGTGTCACCCAATGGGATTTCTATGTACTCCACATAAAACGATGAATGAATTTATTAGATTTTGCTATACATTTGGCAACATTAAATCATTGCCGAAATTAACGGCTCGAATTGCGTATTACGCCTGGGAGGAACCTTGCTCTACTGGAACCAAGGGTACAATGGTACTAGCACTGAATTGGGTTAATCTCCAACGTGAAGTACTACTCACttttttgaagattaaaatTAGTATTAGGTCCCCACTATACGTACGCCTATACCTGTGTTGCAACGATGCCTAGCTACACGTACTATTACAACTATCACTGTTCTATAGGCTTTCCAGCCATGTGGCAAATTGACTAAATCCCATGCATGTGATTGCGTACGCTTTGAATTAAACGTCCCGAAGCAAAATTGTGAAATTTTAGCACACAAGAAATAGCGAAATATTGAGGAACTCAAGCGACATTAGGGCATGAAACTATGCTTCCAAATTAAAATCGAAGGGAATCAGAGAGGGTAGGCTTAGAAATCCGATTCAATTTATGTGCTATTTGCCTTGTTTTCTTCATCCAAAATTAATCCCAGAACATCAGTAATACAGTACTTTACCAATAAATTCTCACTCACCAAATGAATGatggaagaagaaagaagataaaagataaagccaccaccaccacatgcATGTTCTCTTCTTACAATGTTTAGTCACCTTTTAACATGTCGATGAAAATGATACTTCTATTTGAGCCATGGTTTTGGACTTTTAGGACGTGATGTGTCATTGCCAAATGACATGCATCTCTCAAGAAACCATGCATTGAGAGTGTTGGTCTGCTCTTTTCCGGGAAGAAAAAATAACAGGGCCTAGAGACTTCAAAATGGACATCATCAGATACTATTAGTAAAGTAGTACTAGCTAGATAAAAAGCAAAGATCGATGAAAAAAGATGTGGAGAGTCCGGAgaccaaggttctgaataccgtactgGCTAGAGTATCGGTTTTCTTATTAGTACGGTACGTACTGATACCGGTGagataccgggtaccgtttcggattgatcgctattagtgttattttcctacctaaaagaatttatagtataatatacactttttaaaacaaaaaaaataaaaaatactgttcggtacttgaaaaaaaaaatttaaaagtagtccggtaTTATCCTGCATTGGTCGATACTGACCGGTATCTCGGATATCGTCCGGTACTGACCGATATCTCGGGTATCGTctggtaccgaccggtatttgaGCCGGAATGAAATTAGAGGTGTAGGGTACCGGATTCTGTCAAAAACAATACGTACCGGCAGGTACGAAACGGTATTAATAACCTTGCTGGAGATAATTTCTACCTAGCACACGAACTCTCAAAAGTTGTTTTGCTTATCATCGATCatgattgagaaattttttggtcccgggtgggtatatcccacgtggtacccgttCGGCACATCCTGGCCTATCTCTATTTTCACttcaacactttctctcttcaaatccgagccgtctaaaaacgCAATAGACCGCTCGAATGCGCTGACCGGACACCATACATGGTACCTGCTCggcattgaaattttttccatcaTGATTGCATCAAAGATCACATATATATACTTAGGAAATCTAATTATCTCCACACACCTTTGTTGGTTAAAGGAAACTAGGTTTTATCCATAATAGGGGTCACTAATTAAGCCATAGCTTACCACGCACCGACATAGTACGTACCTAAGTTGTGGTTGCGGGTGGTAATTAAGAAAATGATAAAATCTGTCTGTGTTTGCCATGCAGTTCTCCATTTAAGTAAGCGTTTTTTTGGAGGCATATCTCCCATATTGAGAccaatcaaaaagaaaattgatattcgcgctctacTTTGAACGTGAAATTGACCACCATGAACGATTATAGAAAGGGGTTTGCCAAAGAATGGAATTCACGTGCAGAAAGAACCATCGTCTATCTTTACACGTACGCCAATCAATGACTACTTCTCCACCCCCAAGATCACTCCTATCTTGTGCATATGATGATAAATCTACATCAAGTAGCGTACGAGGACGAGCATGCATGTGCACACACAGGTACCATTTTCTAGCAAAACAACAAGGGCCCTCCTCGCTCGCGTAGTTATCCCCCAGAAAGAGCTGCCCAGTAGAGCTGGGACTCAGAGAACTTCGGATCATTTATGcgggactcgaaatgaaaaaaaaaaactatgcgTACACCAGTTGGTGTATACCAAAATGCATGCTGGATTGAGTGAGGCCCATCTcagggtcccacacaaattatcgAAACCGTTTTAGTTTTTTAGTACATATCTTTAAGAGTTTCCGTAATAAAATCGGCTCGTTCAGATAGTGGTAAAGGCAAGGTAATCACTTATTTTCTTCTGTAGGGGAAAATCAGAATGCAAAAACTCCTACGGAATTGATTCTCAATTTATGCCTCTAAAGTGTGGTTTTGAGAATGTAGCTCCCAAACACCAAAAATGCAAAATGGAAATCCTACAATTAAATTTTGCAGTTTTTACACAAattaaatactactactactagtatttttgTTTACAACGTTATATTTCCGTTGtgcaaatatttattttttgaatttcttaaaatcagttaaaaaaaatagttgcgATTCACTTCCTTCAAGTACATTAGAGGTAAGCCTATCTTGGTCCCAGTAGAGTACGGAGTACTAAATTACTGTATTTATTGTCCCCACATAGAGGGTACAATAAAGAGTGTCAAATGGACGGGTTTGAGTTAAATTGGATAAGTTATAAGTAGATTGGGGCTTTAATAGGTTATTGACTCATTTAGatccattaattatgagttcaattacccatacccatacccaacccgacctaTTTATTTACTATatacccgacccgcccattgacccaattacatactatataccCGACACGCCCATTgacccaattacatactatatagtaaaatttaaaatgactaaaataccaatGTACAATAAAATGACTATATTATCCCTGTAAATCTAAATAACTAAAATACCCTTGTAAAATTACTGTACTTTCCTTCCACAAAAATCGATTatcaagagcatctccaacggcCTCACATTTTCTCTGATTTCGAGGAATATTATCGAGCAAAACGGCTCAAATCCTTCTTCTCGTAGTCTCGCCTTCCTCCTTGGCAAAACCTCATTTTCTATACTGGACTCTGGACTCACCATACCCAGGGAGTCACTGTGCCacttgcctctctctctctctctctctctctgtagcgACTTCATCGTTGAGGATTACAGTCGTGCTCAATTGGTCAGCTTGACTTCAACAGGAAATTtgatttgggtttggttttggagaaattgaaagggaaaatgacagtccagaacgtattttgataattaatacccgtcaaagatatgctgagaatatttgttaatactgaaaatgtctttgatgaatattaattattaaaacacgtcattgacggtcattttcccaaattgaAACCCCCACactaatttgggttttgttgaggAAAAAACGAAATAATTAATTGATTAGAGTTTCAATCTAGTGGCTTTGTGTTTGGTTGACGTGATGAAGATTCGGCCGTTGGAGCCCAATAACAAATCTTGATCCGTCCGGTTTTACTGTAAatcaattagtattttttttgttggataaTGTTCATGACCCATTGTTTATTGGGCATTTAAGTTG
This DNA window, taken from Rhododendron vialii isolate Sample 1 chromosome 8a, ASM3025357v1, encodes the following:
- the LOC131335185 gene encoding SUMO-activating enzyme subunit 1B-1-like translates to MDGEELTEQETALYDRQIRVWGADAQRRLSKAHILVSGLKGTVAEFCKNIVLAGVGSLTLIDDRPVTEESLSANFLIAPDENVFLGKSLAELCCDSLKDFNPMVRVSVEKGDLSSFGGDFYNKFDVVVVSCCSLTAKKLINEKCRKLSKRVAFYTVDCRDSCGEIFVDLQNFTYSKKKLDETVECQLQYPSFEDAITVPWKSLPKRMSKLYFAMRVVEMFEEAEGRNPGQTSIDDLPKVLKLRKEVLEKHSLNESLIPASLLERLVAGTREFPPVCAIIGGILGQEVIKAISGKGDPFKNFFFFDATDGKGVMEDISSDLISN